Within the Candidatus Methylomirabilis tolerans genome, the region TCATTGTGGACAAGGTGCGCGGCCTATACGAGGCCCCTGATGAGATAGAGGTCACCTTCGGGTTAAAGGCGTCGGGTGAATTGAACACGCTGGTGGTCGCAAAAACAGGCATCGAGGCGAGTTACAGCGTGAGGTTGACCTGGAGGCAGGAGAGTCCTGAGATGGAGCAGCCTTCGCTTTGAAGGTGAGCGACGAGGCGGCGGACAACAGTGTGCGTGTGGAGGCTACTAGAACGCTGTGGAGGTTTGGCGATGCTCGCCTCCTGCCAGACCTGGAGCGCATCGCCGACCAGAATGTCGATGGTAGTGTTCGGCCAGCGGCGCGAAGGGCGGCGGAGCAGATTCGACAACGACTATCGGGTAAGTAACGGCCTGGGATGAATGAGCTGCAGGCTCACCTCCACATTAATATTGCCTGCGACTCCGACGGCTGGCGCATTCATAGTTGGCGCAATCACATCCGGACCATCCTCGCCACGGTACTTTGTGAGGCTGATCCTGAAACGAGGACCGCTGCTGAGAACCTGGTTCACTACCTGGGTAGCCGTGGTTATTTCCAGTTCCGAGACCTATTGCGGAGTGCATTCCCCAGCCATTTCCGGGCTTGACGCACATTCCCGTCTCGTCTATCCTGCGATTGAACTAATTAATCAGTTCTTTAGTTGAAGGGAGGTGGAATCCATCGGTACCAACGTGACAAAGCATACGACCAGGGTCGTCTCTGCCCTCACTGCGAGAACCCAGCTTGGTGCGATCATGCAACGCGCACGGGACAACCAGGAGCGGTTCATCGTGGACCGCCGAGGCGAGCCGCAGGTGGTGATCCTCTCGGTAGAGGACTACTTCCGGAATGTGGTGAAAGAGCCACAGAGTCTCGCGCGGCTCCAGGCAGAAG harbors:
- a CDS encoding type II toxin-antitoxin system Phd/YefM family antitoxin, which translates into the protein MESIGTNVTKHTTRVVSALTARTQLGAIMQRARDNQERFIVDRRGEPQVVILSVEDYFRNVVKEPQSLARLQAEARQRGLDKFPMSAIDREIRRIRKVRQRGV